Genomic DNA from Roseburia intestinalis L1-82:
TCGACCGGCTGTGAAAAATCTGCCTCATATCCCTTGTCGTCCTGCCAGCCTGCGAACTCCCTGTCTTTGTATTCCGGCACTGCGGGTGCACTGATCGTATCTCCTTCCGTCACACAGTACTTTTTATAACATTCACTGTTACCTGCATCTTTATAAAACTGTACATAATATTTCTGAATTTCTACTATTTGCAACTTGTCTGCCAATACAGTCCGGCTGCATTTCACAGTACCGGTTTTTCCATTCGGATGCACAAACGTTCTATCTACTCCCACAGAAAATAGTCCCTTCTCCTTATCAGCTCCCATGATCCGCATTACAATACCGGTTTGGGCATCCAGCTCCTTTGCAATCTGTTCTGTCACATCCGCGGTAAATTCCTGATTATCGGCTACATTATACAACTGTTTTATCTTTACATTATAAAGTATATTTTCTACAACCGCCGGAAGCTGGCTTTCCAGCTCTGTAGCGTAATTCATACGGCCGGTTACCGTTAATATTATCAGAATTGTTATTGCACCAATTACGATTCCAATCATCATAGTTATCATGTTTTTCACTTTTCCCACCCTTTATCTGTCATTCATTTACCGGTATATTTACCACGGCATATCTGACTCTGTTATCATGATCTTCTGTCATCACACTTACTTCATACACCCCCGGCATCTGAAAATCCAATTTATTTTCCAGCACTGTTCCATCGGGTGAAATAACTTTCATCAACTGTATCTGCAATTCATTTTCTGCATAATCCCACGCCTTTATAATATCTGTCATCTGATATGTTCCAATTTTCAGATATCCTGTTATGGCTGTTTCAAAATGGGGTGGTGCTTTTTGTGATTCCTCATAAAACGTTTCAAAATCTGCCGGGTTTTCCATCTGCTGATCCATATGACCAGATACGATCTCAACGATTCCCTTATTTCCGTTTTCATCCGTCACTCCCCTAAAAACAAGCCACATTACCCCCACAAGGATTATCGCCTGAAGAATTGTTTTCCCATAAACTTTGATCACTTCATGCATATCCACCTCCTATCCGCCGCAGATACAATTCAGAAACTGCTGCACAAATTCATAAACGGCTCCGCCCTGCCTCATATTTTCATACCAGTAACCAACTAAAAAAAGTGTCACGGTAATTGTCAGAAATCCACTTCCAAATTCCTCAATGATATCCTCCATCTGCTTTCCCTTTCCTGTGTTCTTTAAAAAGATGACACATAATTTAAAATTTCATAAAACATTCTTATCACTGCACTGCCAGCCAAAATCCCCAGAAACGCTCCGCCAAATTTTTCCACGATCATCATAAGGCTCAAATCTATCACCTCGCAATCGCATATGTAATATTCTCTTCGTAAATTCCAAGTACCGGTATGCGGTAATGATACTTTAATGCCACCTGTGCAGCTCTCATATTTTGCCATGCGTCATAAACACAATCCGAAATCTCCAGTTCATATCCGTCCTCTGCCGCCTTCTTTTTACAGGCATCGATCACACCCGGATTAAAATTACTGTTTTCCAGTTCCGCAACCACCTGTGATTTATACTCTTTTGCAGCAGCAACCTGCCCACTCGCCCCGATCAGACCTGTACATATAAAAATATTTGCCATCATTATAAATAAAATACCAAATGCCCCGATTATCTGCCTCATTGCACTGCACCTCCCATACTTCCAAGCATATGAAACATCATTATCATTCCAACTGTCAGATCGATCAGAAGTTTTACGGTTGCCGCTATAACAGGATAAGAAAATATCATTTTCTGTCTAAATGCGATTTTTCCATTTCGGATTTCTTCTGCCCGGTTCTGCATTTCATTCACATGCATGATCAGATGATTCATCTGTGTCACTGCATCCCCGGTTCCCATCTCCGCAACAGCATGAAGCATTTTCATGCAATTCTGTGCTTCCGGCACATCAAATTCTTTGCAAAATTCTGTATATGCACTCAGTTTTTCCGGCGTTTTTTTTAATCGCTCCTCCAGACATTCAATCTCATATCTGAGCACCGGCGGTGCACTGTTTTTTGACTTTTCGATTGAAACCTGTACATTATTATTCTGCAATAACAGAGCAAGTTCCATAAACCAGCCCGGAAGAGCCAGATAAACAGCCTCCTTCACATCTCTTTTTGCAATCTGATACCCCACCTTATGCTGCATGGCTAAAAAAAGCGTCACCGGGAATAAAATTCCTGCGAGAATAAGTTTTCCGGCCAATACAGCAGCTAACATCATACCAGCCGCCGGCAATGCCCATAACATACTTTTTCTTTTTTCCTTTTTCTCATTGTAATGGTACACCATTTCACAGCTTGAACTGATTTCCTGTTCTTTCTCCACCTTCTCTGTGGCTAGCCAGTCATTCGTCAGATTCCTCGAACTCTTTACAAATACCCATAATAGGAAAAGCAGAAATACAAGTGATGAGACCTGAATGATCCCTACTCCAAAAATATTAAAATCCGTTTTCACCACAAAAAGATCTTTCATGGAATCTAACACATACAATGCCGTCGCACACAAAATAACGGATACAATCACAGAAATAATGTTATCCGTATGACTTTTTTTCTTCTCTGCCTGAAGCTGATAGCCTCTGCGCTTCCACAATTCGATATCTTCTAACAGGAGCAGTGCAGACTCACTCATCTCTCCCCCATGTTCCTCGGCATTGATCAAAAGCTCATGAAGCATTTTTATTTTAGGGCATTGATATTGACTTTCAATCGGTTCTAATGCTGATTCAAAGACATTTTCTCCTGCAGAGAAGTCTCCAAATTCCAGTTTCAGAATCACCTGCTCAATACAGGAACGCATCTTCCCTTCTTCAAATATTTCTCTGGTTTCCTTTAATGCACTTAAAATTTTTCCTGTTTTCTGAAATGCATATAACATCTGCTCCATATATTCCGCAGCATCCGCAAATCGTTTCTGCTCGTACATCTTATGGTACATATCCAGCACCAGAACCGGAAGCATCATGATAACCGCGGTCAACGCGATCACAACGCCGCCCGCTTTAAGCCGGAACACGGCACCTATGCCAATCACCCCTGCGAGTGCCAGAAAAATCATCACTGCATGGGTTTTCCACGAAAAATGATACCCATACATATCCACTTTTTTCTGCAGATTTTTCGGATTCCAAAAAGTCAGCCACCCCACGATACATCCTCTCCTTTCATCGGTTCTCTTTAAGATACGTTTCAAACTGTCTGCATACAAAAGGCTCCTCCACGCCTGTTTCCCTGAACCTTTTTTTGATATCCGGCGGCAATTCCTTCGATACAAGCGCCCCATCATCGACGATCATATAAATTCTGTTTTTCCCTTCTTCACGCGAAAAAAAACATAGCTGATCTATATAACGTCTGACCTTTCCATCGGAAGATTCGATTTTTCGGATCAGAACTGCTGCATTCACATAACGGTAAATCCGATTTTCCATACGCTGTGCATCATTGACATTATTCATCATATTTAATATCCGATCCGGAAGTTTTCTCACATCATCCAGATGGATCGTCGTAAATCCATGAACGCCGGTGCTCCATTGCTCCAACAATGATGTTACCTCCACAGAGCGCGCCTCCGAGAGCATCAGCCAGCTTGGATTCTGACGCAGTGAGGCTTTGATTGCATCTGTATAATCAAATCCCTTTCCGACACGAAGTTCAACCGCATCTGCACCGGGATTGATGTTCGCATAATGGATCTCCAACGAATCTTCTATCGTGATAACACGCTCTTCCTTTCTGATAAACTGCATAAAAAATTTTGCACATTCTGTCTTGCCTGCCCCCGGCTCCCCTCCAAAAACAAGATTCATCTTCGCCTGCACACAATTTAACAGCAGATGCAGCACTTCTTTCTCACAGTACTTCTGATCCAGCAGATTCTCTAAGGTATTTCTTACAAAACACGGGGATTTACGGATACAGATGCTGATCCCCGATATCGCCGCCGACTCATGAATAATACTGATTCTCAGTTCTTTTGTATCCGCTTCCAGTATTTTGTTTGCATTATTAAATTGTTTATTGATACAATTTGAGATATTGTGTGTAAATGTACTGATAAAATATTCCGGTATCTCCTCATTTGCACAGTACCTCCCCTCTTTCAGATCTGTGATCCATAATTTTTGCCCATTATAGTCTACATCCGTCACCTCCGGTCTGCTTAAATATTTCCAGAATATCCCGAACTGTTCCGGTGTGGGTTCAAAAATAATCTTTTCACTCATCTTTTCCAGATTCTATCTCCTTCTCCATTTTCTTTGCCTCTTCCTAAGGACGAAGCGCATTCATATTGTCAAAAAAACCGGTAAGTGTATTCTTAAATTCCATTGCAACATATCCGTCCGACGACAGTGCCGCCACAATGATCGCACCTAATGCCAATAATACGATTACCGCAAGAATTGCATTTCCATAATGTTTCATTACCTGTTCCATAATTGATATCCTCCATTTTCATTTTTTTCCATTTGTTTCATGAGAAGAAACAGATTATGTTCCATTTCTTCGAAAAAGTTTTCATTACGTTCTGTTCTCGATTTCTGTCTCCATGACTTCATAAAATTATCAATTTTTCCCTGCGCTGACACCCACTCCAATTCCCCGTTTTGCGGGATATAGCCTATCTGTTCCGGCGCAATACGATACCTGTCCATCATATCCGTCTTTAACCGGCTTGCATGCAATGCATAGCCTTCGACCAGATAAAGAACCTTTTTGTGTCTGACTGTAAAATTGCGTATGATCTCCTGCCATTCACTCGGATAGGTATGGATCCCTGCGACAATAACATCTGCATTTTTTAAACTGTTTTGTGTTTTTTTGTCTCTGCCACATCCACAATCTGCAAATAAAATTCTGTCTTTTCCACCGGAAAAAATACACTGCCAGCCATTCTCCCTATGCACAAAAATACTATGTGCCGGTCTGATTTTTGCCAGAAGCCATGACATCACAATCATATTTTCTGTTATATGGCAGGACTCTTCCATACCCCAGAATGCTATTTTTACAGACATGTCCGCTCCTTTTTCCCATTACAAAAAAGGCGGGATATCCCTCTGAAACAGCCTTTGGCAATAAAAATTGTTCTGTGAAATAAATTGACAATAATTGATTCTAATAAGATGGAAATCCCTGTCTGATTTCCAGCGATACGGTCTGTCATACAACCGTAAAAATGTCTGCTGATCTGTTCATCCTGTTTCAAAACCGCTCCAATCTCCTCAATATATAGAACGATCTAAGATGCTTCACGCAAACCCGATAAAAAGATAGTCATATATTACTTCATTTTATTATGTTTGTAAAGACCTTATTTTATTTTTTCTTTTCTTTTAGCCATGTATCATTTATAATTGTGCATGAACATTGGATAATATCTGACTGACGCTATCCAAAAATATTTACAATATGATCTGGAGGAGTTCATGAAAGAGTTTGTAATTGTAACTGATACAACCACTGATTTACCAAGAGAATATGTTGAAAAACATCACTTATACATGATGTCCCTTCCTTACACCTTAGAAGGCACATCCTACACCTGGGAAAATCCAATGCCGGTCAAAGAGTTTTATGATAAAATGCGTGCCGGATCATTACCGACCACCTCACAGGCGAATCCCGAAGAAGCTGCTACTTTGTATGAATCGATTCTGAAAGAAAATGATGTGGATATTCTCCATATCGCATTTTCTTCCGGTCTCAGCGGAAGTTTTAACAGCTGCAGGATCGCCGCAGCAGACGTATGTGAAAAATATCCAGACCGCCGTATCGTAGTTGTGGATTCACTTGCCGCAACATTAGGTCAGGGGCTCTTAGTCTATAAAGCAGTTCAGTTAAAGGAAGCTGGAAAAAATCTGGATGAAATTGCTGTCTGGTTAGAAGAAAACAAATATCATCTCGTACATAATTTTACCGTGGACGATCTTTTTCATCTGCATCGCGGCGGACGTCTCTCTAAGACAGCTGCAATTGTAGGTACGATGATCAATTTAAAACCGGTACTTCATGTCGATGATGAGGGACATCTTGTCATGTTAAGCAAAGTGCGCGGCCGCAAGAAATCACTGAT
This window encodes:
- a CDS encoding InlB B-repeat-containing protein; amino-acid sequence: MITMMIGIVIGAITILIILTVTGRMNYATELESQLPAVVENILYNVKIKQLYNVADNQEFTADVTEQIAKELDAQTGIVMRIMGADKEKGLFSVGVDRTFVHPNGKTGTVKCSRTVLADKLQIVEIQKYYVQFYKDAGNSECYKKYCVTEGDTISAPAVPEYKDREFAGWQDDKGYEADFSQPVEQNRNYYAVWK
- a CDS encoding DegV family protein, with the protein product MKEFVIVTDTTTDLPREYVEKHHLYMMSLPYTLEGTSYTWENPMPVKEFYDKMRAGSLPTTSQANPEEAATLYESILKENDVDILHIAFSSGLSGSFNSCRIAAADVCEKYPDRRIVVVDSLAATLGQGLLVYKAVQLKEAGKNLDEIAVWLEENKYHLVHNFTVDDLFHLHRGGRLSKTAAIVGTMINLKPVLHVDDEGHLVMLSKVRGRKKSLIGLVDCMEKQLGDWKDKNDIIFISHGDCPEDAQFVADLIKERFGYENFMIDYIGATIGAHSGPGTVALFYMGDHR
- a CDS encoding ATPase, T2SS/T4P/T4SS family is translated as MSEKIIFEPTPEQFGIFWKYLSRPEVTDVDYNGQKLWITDLKEGRYCANEEIPEYFISTFTHNISNCINKQFNNANKILEADTKELRISIIHESAAISGISICIRKSPCFVRNTLENLLDQKYCEKEVLHLLLNCVQAKMNLVFGGEPGAGKTECAKFFMQFIRKEERVITIEDSLEIHYANINPGADAVELRVGKGFDYTDAIKASLRQNPSWLMLSEARSVEVTSLLEQWSTGVHGFTTIHLDDVRKLPDRILNMMNNVNDAQRMENRIYRYVNAAVLIRKIESSDGKVRRYIDQLCFFSREEGKNRIYMIVDDGALVSKELPPDIKKRFRETGVEEPFVCRQFETYLKENR